CGATTCAGGGAGCTTCAGGTGCCCTGTGTGGCCACGGCCGCAGAGCGCGGGGAAGGGGTGCTCGAGCTTCGCGAAGCCTTGATCCGGACAGTTCCTGATGAATTCATCAACCCGCCGTCCATTTTGGGCGATCTGGTTCCTGCTGGCGAACTGGCGATTCTGGTGGTGCCGATCGACATGGAGGCGCCCAAGGGTCGGCTGATACTGCCGCAGGTTCAGTCGATTCGCGACATTCTTGACAACGATGCTTACTGCATGGTGGTCAAGGAAAGGGAATTGCGCGATGCCCTGGATCGCCTCAAGCGTCCTCCCGCCCTGGTGGTCACCGATTCCCAGGCTTTTCTCAAGGTGGCCGCCGATACTCCGGAAGAGATCGCCATGACGTCCTTTTCCATTCTGTTTGCCCGATTCAAGGGAGATCTGGTTGAATACGTCAAAGGAACCATGGCCATTGAAAATCTGGTCCCCGGGGACCGGGTTCTGATTGCGGAATCCTGTACGCATCACCCCATCGGAGAAGATATCGGAAGAGTCAAGATCCCCCGTTGGCTGCAGCAGTACGTTGGCGGCAAGGTGGAATTCACCCACATGCAGGGCCACGATTTTCCGGAAGACCTGCCTTCCTACAAGCTGGTCATCAACTGCGGTTCCTGCATGTGGAACCGGCGCGAGGTTCTTTCCCGCATCATGCACTGCCAGCAGGCCGGTGTTCCGACCAGCAATTACGGACTGACCATTGCCTACGCCTTGGGGATTTTTGAAAGAGCCCTGAAACCGTTTCCCGCCGCCATGGACGCCTACCGGGAACTTTCGGGGACTGCAAGCCTTATTTCCAATTGAATTTTATAGTAGGGGGTTGGCAGGCACCGGCGGTTGGGGCTATAATTGCCCACAGCCCGAATTCCGACCATTCTGGTATCTTTCAGGGCACAAGAGAGGAGCGAACATGACCGTTTTCCGGTTCATCGCTGTGTCTGCCCTTTGCAGTCTGATGGTGGTTGTCTCCCCCGTTCTCCTCGGGATATCTGCGGTTTCTGCCGAGGAGAAAAGCCACGAGGAATTCAATATCAAAGGCGGAGGAGGCGCACAAAAGGAAAACCTTTTCAATCTGTTTTTCGGTCACATCCCCATGATGCCAACCCAGCGCGGCACCGTGATTATCGAAGCCTACCATGATGTCAACGGCAACCAGCGCCGGGATGAAGGGGAAGAAAAACTGGAAAAGGTCATTTCCGCCATCGTCGATGAAGTGGAGTATGACCTTCCGGCCTTTATCCCCGGCCTGGATAACGGAAAAAACTACACCATTCTTTTCGAGGGGAGCCGTTATCAACCCGTCGAAAGTAAAAAAGAGGTCTTCATCAAGAAACGGGGCCAGATCATCCGGATCGATCTGCCCTGCCGCGAGGGGAATCCCAACACCTCCCTGGCCGCGAAGGAGGAACGGGAAGAGAGACTGTCCGGTGCATCAGGCATCGGTCTGCGCTGATTCATCCATTGGGGCTGTCTCCAAGGGAGCTGTTTCCTCCGTTCCTTCGATTGCCTTCCGAAGAGAATCTGTCCTCACCCTGAGATTCCCTCTCGCTTCGCGAACCTGTTGCAAAGCCTGGCGGGCCTGTTCGATCACCGCCTCGGCCGATTCATCCACCTGATCCAGCCGGGTATTCAGATCCGCGATCTGCCTGGTCACTCTCATGACCTCCTCACCGACAACCTTCGCCTCCTGGGCCAGTTCCCTGGCCTGATTTTCGATCATCTCCAGGCGTGCTCTGGCCTGTTCGGCCTTTTCGGCCGCGAGGTCGGTTCTTTCCCTTATCTCCTGGTCGATTTTATCGGCTGCATCCGGCCGCTCGATGGCGGGTGGTTCCTGCGCCGTGGATGCCGGTTCATCTCCCTGGCCGCATCCTCCTGTGAGAAGCAATAATACGCACAGTGCCGGGAAAACCATTTGACGTGTCATTTTTCCTCCTCCTGTTGTTTTTTCAAAAATAACGGCGGTTTGGAAATCTCATTTAATTTATAACAGGTCAAACTGAATTGTTCGAATAAAAACCTTTGCTGGGAAAACGTGGTTTATCCTGATCCTGCCATTGAAAATGCCGATTTGCGTCTTAAAGTTTTTAAAAAGGCCAAAAGCCGGGAAGGTGCCCACATTTACGGCCCCGGTGAATCAATTGCCCAGGAGATGTAATCATGACGACGAAGAAACAACTGCGCATCGCCACCCGGAATTCGGGTTTCATCGACCCGGAGGAGATTGATTCCTACATTCTTGCCGGCGGGTATCAGGCCTTGGGCCGTTGCCTGAGTGAGATGACCCCACAGGAACTGATTCAGGAAATTAAAAAGAGCGGCCTGCGGGGACGGGGCGGGGCGGGTTTTCCGACGGGAGTGAAATGGGAGTTTGCCTCCCGGTATCAATCCGATGTCAAGTATGTCATCTGCAATGCCGACGAAGGGGACCCGGGAGCCTACATGGACCGTGCGGTACTCGAGGGGGATCCGCACAGCATTCTTGAGGCCATGGCCATCGCGGGCTACGCCATTGGAGCCCATAACGGTACCATCTACATTCGTGCCGAATATCCTCTAGCGGTGAAACGGCTGCGCATCGCAATCGAACAGGCCCGGGAATATGGACTTCTCGGAGAAGACATCCTGGGCACCGGATTCGGTTTTGCAATCGAGATCAAGTATGGAGCCGGAGCCTTCGTCTGCGGTGAGGAAACGGCTTTGATCCGGTCCATGGAGGGCAACAGGGGTGAGCCTTACACCAAGCCGCCCTTTCCGGCGGAGGCTGGTTACTGGGGGAAACCCACCATCCTGAACAACGTCGAAACCCTTGCCAATATTCCTGCCATTATCATGAAGGGGTCCGACTGGTTCAGGTCCATCGGAACGGAAACCACCAAGGGGACCAAGGTCTTCTCCCTGGTCGGGAAGATAAACAACGTCGGCCTGATAGAGGTGCCGATGGGGATTACTCTGGGGGAAATCATTTTTGATATCGGCGGCGGGTGCCCTGGGGGGAAAATGTTCAAGGCGGTACAGACGGGAGGCCCGTCAGGAGGAGTCTTGACCTACAAGGACCTCGATGTGCGGATCGATTACGAAAATCTGGCGGCCTGCGAATCGATCATGGGATCGGGGGGCATGATCGTCATGGACGAGGAAGCCTGCATGGTGGCGGTGTCGAAGTTTTTTCTCGATTTCACCATGGACGAAAGCTGCGGGAAATGTGCCCCCTGCAGGATTGGATCCAAGCGGCTGTGGGAAACACTCGACAAGATCACCCGGGGGAAGGGTGATGAGGAGGACCTGGAAAAACTGGAAAACCTGGCCCGCCGGATCAAGGACACCGCCTTGTGCGGCCTCGGGCAGACCATGCCGAACCCGATCCTTTCCACTCTGAGGGTTTTTCGTGAAGAATACCTGAGCCATGTCCGAGACCATTTATGTCCGGCAGGCGTCTGCGAACAACTTCTGGATTTCGTCATCCTCAAGGACAAATGTGTCGGGTGCACCCTTTGCGCCAAGGTCTGCCCGGTGCATGCGATCAGCGGATCCCCCAAGGAAGTTCATGTCATCGACCGGGAGGTCTGCATCAAATGTGGTGCCTGTATCGATAAATGCAAATTCGACGCGATCGTGCGCAGTACGGAGAAAACACCATGTCTTACCATTTTGAACTGATTTTCCAGAAAACGGAACACGGCCGTCCGATTCATGCCTGTGCCCAGGTGGCGCTGGATCACTACTCCGAGGATGAGTACGGCAACATTCTTGTCATACACCCCTGCAAAGAGGCCGAAGACTTTGACTCTCATATTGTCCAACTGATCGATGAGCTGGAAGAGATCCGTCGAAAAGCCAGGGAACAGTTCGCCGCTGCACCCAGGATCTAGATCCAGTTGAGCCCTCTGACAATCTGCAGAGACCTATTGACCCCGGACCGGGAGCGGGAATAGAATAGCGCGGTTTTATGGCCTTCCTTGTTGGGAGGCCTTTTTCCGTGGGGCTATTCCATGCGCAGAGACAGTTTCATCATTGCCGTGGCCGTAACCATACTGGCCATTATAGGCTGGGCGGCCATTAATCGGCCGGAGGCAGAACCCCCCTGGCCGGCCACCATCCAGGGTTTTTCCTTCGCCCCTTATCATAAGGGTCAATCGGGGATAGAACGAATCTATCCCAGCCGTGAACAGGTCGACTCGGACCTGTCCCTTCTCGCCGGACGGACCCATGCAGTCCGCACCTACAGTGTCGACGGAATTCTGGGAGAAATTCCCGAACTGGCCGAAAAACATGATATCAACGTCGCCCTGGGGGCCTGGCTGGAAAGAAATCCGGATCGGAACGAACAGGAAGTCACCCGGCTGCTCGAAATTGCCGCCCACGCCCGCAATGTGGTTCGCCTCATTGTCGGCAACGAGGTACTGCTTCGCGGCGATCTTTCCCTGGATGAACTGACCGTCTTTCTCGACAGGGTGAGGGCCGAAATCGACATTCCGGTCAGCACGGCCGAGCCTTGGCACGTCTGGGTCGATCATCCCGAACTCGCCGACCATGTCGATTTCATTGCCGTCCACATGCTGCCTTACTGGGAAGGGGTACCCCCCGAAAAGGCCGTCGACTATGTCATCGAGCGCATGGGCGATCTCACAGAACTCTTCCCGGGCAAGCCCATCGTCATTTCCGAGGTCGGATGGCCGAGCAACGGCCGGACATTAGGGCGAGCCGTCGCCTCGGAGGCCAACGAGGCCACCTTCCTGCGCCGTTTCCTGGCCAGGGCGGAAACGGAAAACTACATCTACTATGTAATGGAAGCCTTTGACCAGCCCTGGAAACAGGAAACTGAGGGGGCGGTCGGCGCCTACTGGGGGGTCTATGATTTCGAGCGGCAACCGAAGTTCGCCTTTGACGAACCGATTGCCCAGATTCCCGACTGGCCCGTTCTGGCGGCGACTTCCGTCATCGTCTCCCTGATCATCTTTGCCTTGCTTCTGGTCGACAGCCGCCGGCTTCGCAAGCGGGGCCGGAGCTTTCTTGCAGTCATCGCCTATGCTTCGGCCACCGCCGCAGTCTGGGTTGTCTACGATTACAGCCATCAGTATCTGACTCTGACCAACATCCTCGTCGGGGTACTGCTGGTTTTCGGCATGATCGGGGTCATCGTGGTGCTGCTGGCCGAGGCTCACGAATGGGCGGAGGCTCTCTGGGTTTTGGAGCACTCACGGCTCTCGGCGCCGCCGGCGGCAGAAGACGACCTCCTGCCGATGGTATCGGTCCACGTACCGGCCTATAATGAACCGCCCGAGATGATGATAGAAACCCTCGACGCCCTGGCGGCTCTGGATTATCCCCGGTTTGAGGTTCTGGTGATCGACAACAACACCAGGAATCCCGACGTGTGGCAACCGGTGGAAGCCCATTGCCGACGGCTCGGCCCCCGTTTTCGATTCTTTCACGTCGACCAGCTCGCCGGTTTCAAGGCCGGGGCCCTCAACTTCGCCCTGCGCCGGACGTCCCGGGAAGCGGAGGTGGTGGCTGTCATCGACAGCGATTACAAGGTCCATTCCCGCTGGCTGAGGGACCTGGTGCCTCATTTTCTGCAGCCCAACGTCGCCATCGTCCAGGCCCCCCAGGATTACCGGGATGCCGGCGAAAGCGCTTTCAAGGCCATGGCCTATGCTGAATACCGTGGTTTTTTCCATATCGGGATGATCACCCGCAACGAACGCAACGCCATCATTCAGCACGGCACAATGACCATGGTCCGGCGCAGGAGCCTGGAACAGGTGGAAGGGTGGGGAGAATGGTGCATTACCGAGGACGCGGAGCTGGGACTGCGCATCTTCGAAAAAGGGTATGAGGCTGTTTACGTCCCCCGCAGCTATGGCCGGGGGTTGATGCCCGACACCTTCCTCGACTACAAGAAGCAACGTTTCCGCTGGGCCTACGGCGCGGTGCAGATCCTGCGCCGCCATGGCCGCATGCTGATTTTCGGAGGAGACAGTCGACTCACCTTCGGTCAACGCTACCATTTCGTGGCCGGATGGCTGCCATGGCTGGCCGACGGCATCAACCTGCTTTTCAATCTGGCCGCTTTGTTCTGGACGGCCGGAATGCTGGCCGCACCCGGGAGAATCTACCCTCCGTTGCTGGTGTTCTCCCTGCTGCCCCTGACCCTGTTTATCTTCAAGATCGGAAAGCTGATCTATCTGTACCGAACCCGGGTCGGCGCCAGCAGCGTCCAGACCATGGCTGCCGCATTCGCCGGTCTGGCCCTCACCCACACCATCGGTGTGGCCATGCTCACCGGTTTCGTCAAAACAGGGCTGCCGTTCTTCCGCACGCCCAAGCTGGCCAACCGGCAGGTGCTGCTGCAGGCCCTGCTGGCCGCCCGTGAGGAAGTCCTGCTTCTGGTCGCTCTGTTCCTGGCCGCGGCGGGAGTGATCGGGCGATTGGGTACGGAATCACTGGATCTGCTGATGTGGTCCGTCATGCTGCTGTTGCAATGCATCCCTTATGCGGCTGCCCTGCTGGTATCCATCATCAGCGCTTTACCGCAGCTGCCCTCTAACTGGATCGGCGAGATCGGGAGCAGCGTCAGGGAACACCGTCACCCGCTCCGGGCAAAATGCTCCTTCAGGGCGCGATGATCAACCCTGCAAAAATGGAAAAACCCCGCCCGGGGCAGGCGGGGTTTTTCCAGATATAACGCCATTTTTGCCCTCGGGACCGTCTCAGGCCCCGGTGATGCTCATCCCTGCCGGCGGGACGAAGGTGCGCTGGCTCAGTTCCCGATCCAGCATCAGCAGTCCGCGCCCGTCGTTCCCCATCCGCTTCAGCTTTTTCAGTTCGAGTCCGAAGCTGGCTTCTTCCTCGACCTGCTCGCTGACGAACCATTGCAGAAAGATTTCAGCGGCATGGTTCCCTTCATTCTTGGCCAGCGTCATCAGCTGGTTGATCCTGTCGGTGACAAACGCTTCATGCTTGCAGGAATATTCGAAGACATCCTGAGCGGATTCGTAATCGGTTTTGGGACCGTCGATCGGAAGGAGAAGAGCCCGTCCTCCGGCTTCGCAGATGAATCGGAAGAATTTTTCCCCGTGGCACATCTCCTCGAGGCTTTGCAGGTGCATCCAGTGAGCGAAACCGGGCAGGTCTTCTCCTTCGAAATAGGCGGCCATGGCCTTATAGAGATAGGCCGAAAAGAATTCGTTTTTCATCTGTTCGTTCAAGGCATCCTGCAGCTTATTACTGAGCATTTTTCCTCTCCTTATGAGTAGATTCGTTTATACCTTTTATGAGTTTGTAGCAGCGGATGACGATTCTCCTTGCTGTCCTTCACCAACCAACTGATTTCGCAGCTTAAGTAAAACATCCCGGATACGTTGGGAATTATCGGGTCCCATGCGCAGCAGAAGCTTCCGGCCGGCCGACAGGGATTCCAGCTGAGGATCGGCATAGCGGAACGCTTTGACATGCTGCACAACCGGGAGAGGGTATTCGACTTCGGGCGTGTCTATCATGTGGTCCAGGACCTGGATCATGCGATCGTGAAAATATCCCTTCGGATGGCCCAACTGGCGGTAGGCCTGTTCCATCAGCGGATAGACGGTAAGATAGGTGTATTTTAACCTTTCCGACGGTACCGCTTCCGCCAGCCGGACATAGGGGGTGTAGCGGCGAAAGTTTTCTGCGGCGATAACCCTGCTGCCCGCCTCGCCCGAGACCTGGAACTGGCCGGGAGGGGACTGTGCCGGTACATGCTGGTGGGGATATTCCTTGCGGGGCAGGGAATCGATGATCAGAACCATGCGAGGAATGAACTCCTGGGAAACCAGGACTTTGGAGGATTCACCGAAAAGGCGCAGGAAAAGCTCCTTCATGTAGGGGTCGCTGTCGGCCAAAGCCGGTAAGGGTCTTGCCGGTTTCTCTTCCTCGGAAGCGATCCTTTCTTCCGCCGGAAGGGGGTAGCGAATCTCCGGTTCTGCTTCGAGAGGCGCCGCGGGAGGCCTTTCCAGCTCTGTGACCACCGGCGGCGAGGAAGGTTTCTGCGGCCATAGGAAAAAGACCACCAGCAGGGTGACCACCAGCAATCCCAATATGAGAGCGGCGATATGAAAAGGTTTCATGTCAGCGATCTCCCCAAGCATCGGTTTTAATCTTCAGATGAAATAAGCATGTAATAGAACAAGCATAGGTGACCGGACAGCTTCCGTCAAACCGTCCCCTTGCAGATTTCGACCTGTAAACCCAAAAATTACGACTATTTGAAGAAAAGGACCGGTTCCTCTTGCTTTTCCCGACAGGGTCTGATAACGGTAAAGCCTTTCGTAGCGGGACCCCTGAAAAAGACACGCCCGGTCCGCCCAACCCTTCCGAGGTGCGCCAGGAAATGAACAAGTATGAAGCAGTCTATCGGGCCACCCTGACCAAATGGGGGGAAGAGGCCCAGTATGATCAGGCCGTCGAGGAGTGTGCCGAACTGATTGCGGCGCTGAAACATTACAAGCGCGACAAGATAGGACCCGAGCAGGTCATCGAGGAGTTGGCCGACGTAGCCCTCATGGTCGGGCAACTCAGTTTCATGTTCGGGGAGGACCTGGTGCAGCAGGCCGTTGAAAGGAAGCTGGCCAAGCTGGGCAGACTGCTGGAGACGTGATGGAATTACCTGATTACGATTTTTTTCCGACACCTCTGTTTGCTGACAAGCTCGAAAGAATCAGGAAACAGGATCCTCCCGGCCATGCCCGCATCATGAAGGTGATCGAACGCCTGCTGTTTCACCCCGAAGACGCCGATGGAAGGATGCACGGCGTTCATCACGGGCGGCTGAAAAAGTACGTCGGTCGTCGGGATTACCGGTTGATCTATCACTGGTGCAGACTCTGTCGCAAGGAAAACCGCCGATTCGAAGACCAGTGCGGTTACTGCGAAAAAATTCCGGACCATAGCGTCATTTTTTTTGATGTTTATCACAAGAACGAACTCGCCCACCTGAAAAACCTCTGAAAAGCGTTTCTCTCCGGCAACGCCATACCTGGTCTGGCAAAGGTCGTTACCCGTTCTGCCGATCACGGCTTGAATCATTCCGGCAATAAAGGTATGCTCCTGAAAGAACTCAGATTTCCATGAATTGACATCTTTTGTCGAAGGAAAGGGAACGGCATGATTCTCAGTCTCTTGCAGAAAAGGCGCAGCATCCGCTGTTTTGAACCTAGGCCC
This portion of the Syntrophotaleaceae bacterium genome encodes:
- the hydF gene encoding [FeFe] hydrogenase H-cluster maturation GTPase HydF — translated: MKSTPKGMRLHIGLFGRRNVGKSSLLNALTRQHVSIVSNVAGTTTDAVEKPMEMLPIGPVLFIDTAGIDDVGALGEMRVQKTRQVFDRADIGIIVTEAGQWGDFEEAILSELGRREIPIIVVFNKTDLFPLESGHTERFRELQVPCVATAAERGEGVLELREALIRTVPDEFINPPSILGDLVPAGELAILVVPIDMEAPKGRLILPQVQSIRDILDNDAYCMVVKERELRDALDRLKRPPALVVTDSQAFLKVAADTPEEIAMTSFSILFARFKGDLVEYVKGTMAIENLVPGDRVLIAESCTHHPIGEDIGRVKIPRWLQQYVGGKVEFTHMQGHDFPEDLPSYKLVINCGSCMWNRREVLSRIMHCQQAGVPTSNYGLTIAYALGIFERALKPFPAAMDAYRELSGTASLISN
- a CDS encoding NADH-ubiquinone oxidoreductase-F iron-sulfur binding region domain-containing protein, with the translated sequence MTTKKQLRIATRNSGFIDPEEIDSYILAGGYQALGRCLSEMTPQELIQEIKKSGLRGRGGAGFPTGVKWEFASRYQSDVKYVICNADEGDPGAYMDRAVLEGDPHSILEAMAIAGYAIGAHNGTIYIRAEYPLAVKRLRIAIEQAREYGLLGEDILGTGFGFAIEIKYGAGAFVCGEETALIRSMEGNRGEPYTKPPFPAEAGYWGKPTILNNVETLANIPAIIMKGSDWFRSIGTETTKGTKVFSLVGKINNVGLIEVPMGITLGEIIFDIGGGCPGGKMFKAVQTGGPSGGVLTYKDLDVRIDYENLAACESIMGSGGMIVMDEEACMVAVSKFFLDFTMDESCGKCAPCRIGSKRLWETLDKITRGKGDEEDLEKLENLARRIKDTALCGLGQTMPNPILSTLRVFREEYLSHVRDHLCPAGVCEQLLDFVILKDKCVGCTLCAKVCPVHAISGSPKEVHVIDREVCIKCGACIDKCKFDAIVRSTEKTPCLTILN
- a CDS encoding glycosyltransferase, producing MRRDSFIIAVAVTILAIIGWAAINRPEAEPPWPATIQGFSFAPYHKGQSGIERIYPSREQVDSDLSLLAGRTHAVRTYSVDGILGEIPELAEKHDINVALGAWLERNPDRNEQEVTRLLEIAAHARNVVRLIVGNEVLLRGDLSLDELTVFLDRVRAEIDIPVSTAEPWHVWVDHPELADHVDFIAVHMLPYWEGVPPEKAVDYVIERMGDLTELFPGKPIVISEVGWPSNGRTLGRAVASEANEATFLRRFLARAETENYIYYVMEAFDQPWKQETEGAVGAYWGVYDFERQPKFAFDEPIAQIPDWPVLAATSVIVSLIIFALLLVDSRRLRKRGRSFLAVIAYASATAAVWVVYDYSHQYLTLTNILVGVLLVFGMIGVIVVLLAEAHEWAEALWVLEHSRLSAPPAAEDDLLPMVSVHVPAYNEPPEMMIETLDALAALDYPRFEVLVIDNNTRNPDVWQPVEAHCRRLGPRFRFFHVDQLAGFKAGALNFALRRTSREAEVVAVIDSDYKVHSRWLRDLVPHFLQPNVAIVQAPQDYRDAGESAFKAMAYAEYRGFFHIGMITRNERNAIIQHGTMTMVRRRSLEQVEGWGEWCITEDAELGLRIFEKGYEAVYVPRSYGRGLMPDTFLDYKKQRFRWAYGAVQILRRHGRMLIFGGDSRLTFGQRYHFVAGWLPWLADGINLLFNLAALFWTAGMLAAPGRIYPPLLVFSLLPLTLFIFKIGKLIYLYRTRVGASSVQTMAAAFAGLALTHTIGVAMLTGFVKTGLPFFRTPKLANRQVLLQALLAAREEVLLLVALFLAAAGVIGRLGTESLDLLMWSVMLLLQCIPYAAALLVSIISALPQLPSNWIGEIGSSVREHRHPLRAKCSFRAR
- a CDS encoding ferritin yields the protein MLSNKLQDALNEQMKNEFFSAYLYKAMAAYFEGEDLPGFAHWMHLQSLEEMCHGEKFFRFICEAGGRALLLPIDGPKTDYESAQDVFEYSCKHEAFVTDRINQLMTLAKNEGNHAAEIFLQWFVSEQVEEEASFGLELKKLKRMGNDGRGLLMLDRELSQRTFVPPAGMSITGA
- a CDS encoding DUF3014 domain-containing protein, with product MKPFHIAALILGLLVVTLLVVFFLWPQKPSSPPVVTELERPPAAPLEAEPEIRYPLPAEERIASEEEKPARPLPALADSDPYMKELFLRLFGESSKVLVSQEFIPRMVLIIDSLPRKEYPHQHVPAQSPPGQFQVSGEAGSRVIAAENFRRYTPYVRLAEAVPSERLKYTYLTVYPLMEQAYRQLGHPKGYFHDRMIQVLDHMIDTPEVEYPLPVVQHVKAFRYADPQLESLSAGRKLLLRMGPDNSQRIRDVLLKLRNQLVGEGQQGESSSAATNS
- a CDS encoding antitoxin, which produces MNKYEAVYRATLTKWGEEAQYDQAVEECAELIAALKHYKRDKIGPEQVIEELADVALMVGQLSFMFGEDLVQQAVERKLAKLGRLLET
- a CDS encoding toxin is translated as MELPDYDFFPTPLFADKLERIRKQDPPGHARIMKVIERLLFHPEDADGRMHGVHHGRLKKYVGRRDYRLIYHWCRLCRKENRRFEDQCGYCEKIPDHSVIFFDVYHKNELAHLKNL